GCTAAATGATTTGTCACTTCAATTATTTAAACCCATTTACAGCTTTAAACTATATCTCTCTCTTAGGATCCCCACCCCACCCATCTTTACGTATACAGAAACCAACAAATACACACAACAGAACAGAACATCCTCCCCACAGTAGACCCCATTGTTTCTCCAAATCCCATTTTGTCATTTtcaattctctctttttcttttgaatatcAGTGTcactctttcctttttttttttcttttcagaataaaaaaaaaatataaagttatgCGACTGTCCGAGGCATCCCTTATTAGTTATTATCATCATGACTAGATGATGATGGATGGAGGCTCCAATTTACAATGATATTATCCAACTGCGAGATAATATTGCCACCTCAAACAATTGGCCCATTCAGATTTGCCATCTAAAAAGAACTCTTTCAGTGTTCAATGAATCATTCTTTCACAATATGCTTTCAAGCAcgtgctttttttttttttttttttttactaatttatagccgatgaatgtaaaaaaaaataataataataataataaagtatttgattcaaaaatttaataaatataataatatgtgataaaaatttaataaatagcagctactaataattaatttaattctaattagtTGCTAATTTtatcagttttattttaattttttttttatcagtcgataattgatttgatttatttatttatttaaacactattatccttattaaaacttattaacaataatttattttatataattaaaattttatatttaaaaataattattttaaaattattcttaatatttaaataattattattttaaaaataattattttaaaattattcttaatatttaaataattatattattttaaaattatgatgtttaaaattaaaatttttattagtggaatttaaatttaaatttaaatttttacttttaagataatttttataaatatttttaagcattacaaattatttttattaatttatattattaaatataataaaataaaataaaatatatttgacgataaattatacattcaatagttatttaatatattaacaataaaGCAATCCGCTGAACCAAATATGCTTTGGCTAGGTAAAGTTTGATAATATTGATTGGTTTTTACGATTAATTTTGTACCAGTCAATATAAATgcacattattattataatatggTATGTTATAACTGTGGTATACAGCCACTTGGGATGGGAATTTATCCTGTTTGAGtagtattatttattgtttctttctaaaaaaaattaaataatcatttgTTAATATTTCCTGAATTGTAATGTTTCtgttcagaaaaaaaaatatagagagagagactttgaatttttgtcaatattttaagaaaataaataaataaatacaccTAGCCTCTACCCGAACTTTAACATAGTTGGGAGTTTAATGTTACTCTTAAGTTTCTAAAATGAATTCAAGGAAAGGTATTTCCAAATGGCTAATCCTTATTTACTTCAAATTACAATTACACAAACAAGGATTAGATAGTTcacaaacataaaaatattacagtGGATTGAAAATCCCTCTCAAAGATCTAATTCTCAAATGaacctcttctctctctccctaTGAACAAGAACAAATGAACCTACCAAGAGAAATCACTTGCTTCTCTCCCcttttgcttatttttgtCAAGAATTAAACCTCTCAGCCTTCATTACATGTACATATTCTGAGAGCGCACAACACAGACAAAACTCACCAAGAAACACCAGTAAATCGTTATATACAACAAAAACCGGAAAACAATTATAGCTTTCccaatttctttcttcctcttcttttaaACATTCAAATATGCCAATTtcttgggttttttttttcttttttcaattagaGGGTTCAATTGCTTTAAGCCACAGCAGAGATACTGCAGTTTCGCCTATCTCTGCTAAGACAATCGAACCCTTCAATCCTCACAGCAGCAGGCTTGTGCCCCAATGTCATTCGGACACACCCTCCTCCTCCTTTACGTGCTGATGGTGATAGTGGACCAGGAGACGAAGGAATAGGAATTATCTTCTCATTCCCAAATTGAGCATCTTGAATAACAGGGTTTGATGCCCTGCTTGGTGGTGATCCACAATAAAAAGGCGGCGATGATGGCACTTGGTAACTGGATCTTTCTCCACCACATCCTCCCTGAAAGATTTTAAGGAAATTCATACAAGATTGGTAAAaggtcaaaaaaaaaaaaaaaaaaacatacaGATGCTTCAAGTTGCAATCAAGTATTAGCCTTAACAAAGAAGAGGATAAATGGTTGTTTGGAGAAATCTATAGACAGAACAAaacttttcttaaaaaaaaaaaaaaaagaagcccCTTCACTTTTTTAACTGGCTAGTACTGTGGAACAgttaaatttgaatcttaaCAAAACCAAGACAACACAAAAGTGTACAAATCTCTAACCAGTAGGCAATAAACTTGCAGAGAAGGAGAGAAAGATGGTCAAACCTTAGTGAGAATTATGTCGAGGAGCTCAGCCCCAGCCTTAGAATCTCCCATCTCAGTCTGGTGACTAATAATTTACAAAGAcaacaaaataagaacaacACAAAAAACTCcaagaaattaaatgaaaGATTGAACCGAGAGGGATTTCTtctcttaaagaaaaaactttaCTTGATGGGCAATCTCAAGGGTCTAAAAGGATCATTGAGTGAAGGATTTAAAAGACCCAATCGACGAGGCTTAGGACAAACCATAGACATAGAGTCCACCATCACCATACTCCTCCCCTCACTGCTCTTTTGTTGATACCCACATCCATTCATTTTTTGATTATGCCCTGCAACAGAAACAGAACAGACCCATATGAGTAAAACTCAAGATCTGCAAAATATGAAGCAAACCCAAATAAATAACACCTATAACAAACTTGTTACAAGCTTCAAAATCTTATCTTTCcacaaaacattaaaaaaaatccagGGAAACAAACggaaacagaaaaaagaattacaagACATAAAATAGATCTGTACCACCACGAGGAGGTGGAGGAGGAGAGGAGAGGAAAGGAGAGGAGAGAAACAAAGGAAGAGGAGAAGAAATCGAGAGATTAGATTTTGAGGATAGAGAGGGTGAGAGAGAGATGGGCTTGGATTTTGGGTACTTGTGTATATACAGGGCGATGAATATGATGATGAAGAGAGAGAAGgatggagagagagagatagaaaGATGAAGATGAGAATGAAATGGGGTTTGGTTCAGGTGTAGTTGGGTGTTGGGTAAGGATTTGTGGGATTGGGTTTGGTTGACcgtttgattttttaatgttttctttttatagtttATGATATAGTTTTATCGAGTTCTGTGCTGACGAAttataggaagagattctggGGGAACACTTTTGCTTTTAggtttatttttctaactTTAATTTGATTGGGTGGTGGGGATATTATGGACAATGAGATCTGGTCCACGTACACATTAGACACgcatgttttcttcttttatttatttatttagaaaaggAATACGGCCAGATTTGGTCCCTTAACTTATTCTTGAGGTTCAGTTAGGTGCTTTTTCTTAAAACTTCTCAGTTATTTTAACTCCAAATTTAGTATCTTTTTGCTCGATTTAACTTTTACTTTTCATCTCATTAAAGAGCTATTGcctgaattaaaaaaaaattatatactaataagTACTCATTTCAGTCTAAATATTAGTGCTTCCATATATACCAAACTTGAAGGACTAACTCTACATTAatcctttttttaatttttttataaataataaaaatatattcaatctCTTAAcacatttataaaatttaaatttgaatatagataaattttaagatattgtAGTTTAcagtgatttattttttaaatatttttatatatttatttaataaaaattaataaaattatattaaatttatataaaaaaatttagtgtgtaaaatctataaaatcttatgtaaaaattatgtattaaaatatttttatataaatttgatctaaattttataaatttatatcgaataaaatattatattattataaactattgcattttaaaatattgatgaaaatataataaaagtcaAATTAGAAACAACTTAGTAATAATAAAGCACACCTTCTcatgaaaaaatatttcatgTTCTTCATCAAAGTTTTATCTTTTGGCCATTATCGGTCATTTTTAGATCGTTGGtggtttttttttgttattaattagttttaataaattaatattactattttgtGAGGAGTTTTATGGTcctttattataaaaaatttgagttATTTTATAGGAGTATATGGTCATTTAATGAGTGTTGAGTTCTCCCTTTATAGAAGTggtgaagagaaaaaaatcacATCTGATATTTAAACAATCAAGCTCGtcaaaaaatatctataaagtCGATACGTGGTTTAGTACCACCGAGTGAAGTATTTTTTgcacaaaattataatttattattccttcaacataattaataattattatgaataagttttttttatttatattttttgatatttgatatttatttatattaaaatatatttataaatttttattaataaaatatctatatttcttttaaaaaaacaagATGTAAAATCCGGCACCAAGGCCTTCTCCTCATTCCTCCTCCAATATCACTTTAAATTATACCCACATTACTTACTAGTGTCAAAATCTACATCTTACACAGATTTCAACAACAGTAAAAGTTAGCTCATCCTATCAAATACATCACTCCGGGGGACCCATCCGCTTGCATTATTTTGTCATTCTTAATCCAATTGGTTGCCAACTTGATGAACTCCACATCAACCAATATGTTCTCAAAATCGTCCTACACTATCTACTTGTTGAATAATTATCAACTTATTGTATTGAGATCCTgacctctttttctttcttacaaaAAACATTGTTTGGAGATCCTAATCTTTTGTTATTAGgaaaatactttatttttatattttattatatcattataaatattgaataattagatgaaataaaattctaagaGATTTAACCtgactttttaatataattttttttaa
The Ricinus communis isolate WT05 ecotype wild-type chromosome 1, ASM1957865v1, whole genome shotgun sequence DNA segment above includes these coding regions:
- the LOC8271821 gene encoding uncharacterized protein LOC8271821 isoform X2, producing the protein MNGCGYQQKSSEGRSMVMVDSMSMVCPKPRRLGLLNPSLNDPFRPLRLPINHQTEMGDSKAGAELLDIILTKGGCGGERSSYQVPSSPPFYCGSPPSRASNPVIQDAQFGNEKIIPIPSSPGPLSPSARKGGGGCVRMTLGHKPAAVRIEGFDCLSRDRRNCSISAVA
- the LOC8271821 gene encoding uncharacterized protein LOC8271821 isoform X1 — translated: MSWHNQKMNGCGYQQKSSEGRSMVMVDSMSMVCPKPRRLGLLNPSLNDPFRPLRLPINHQTEMGDSKAGAELLDIILTKGGCGGERSSYQVPSSPPFYCGSPPSRASNPVIQDAQFGNEKIIPIPSSPGPLSPSARKGGGGCVRMTLGHKPAAVRIEGFDCLSRDRRNCSISAVA